Proteins co-encoded in one Halorussus lipolyticus genomic window:
- a CDS encoding ribbon-helix-helix domain-containing protein, protein MTEYTTVSIPKDLADRVDDTIEGTSFSSTSDLVRFLLRSIVIQHQKEGELTEAEFEEITGQLQELGYLE, encoded by the coding sequence ATGACCGAGTACACCACCGTCTCGATTCCGAAGGACCTCGCCGACCGCGTGGACGACACAATCGAGGGGACCAGTTTCTCCAGCACGAGCGACCTCGTGCGGTTCCTGCTCCGGAGCATCGTCATCCAGCACCAGAAGGAGGGCGAACTCACCGAAGCCGAGTTCGAGGAGATTACGGGCCAACTGCAGGAACTCGGCTACTTGGAGTAG